The proteins below come from a single Perca flavescens isolate YP-PL-M2 chromosome 8, PFLA_1.0, whole genome shotgun sequence genomic window:
- the blm gene encoding Bloom syndrome protein homolog isoform X2, whose product MSSLPQNNLKEQLARHSNAAQIKLSLAKPKTGAFSFKKKSSGTTKVEVPTKVISPNVLANRNVNVPNSFVTKSPLAFSNKLERPQNSKINNFFPVSSKGKSDSISPAGNCAPSGQTPSAVSAIKVTTAPTKSDNQFTKDNGGNSASLDSYLGFPVDDWDDLDDFETPVKATNDSFSSEISGKSIKPVSSFSEEKTQFSLVTPELSNSFANKKDPSRSEKSCMETDELEYSVDKAAVSPGPSLNQEPAEFEVSPIKRTRRRPPPPAYLKSVMSDSEEDNSDLLEPFKGRTDDKKKWIDPKVIQLEDNSEPEDDLDYIPPSLIPDDICYTTSALETRLKSVDAESRDIPVQSKGPITALHQPSDHLSKDKTNEQLFSIMQSICSLVDSIPEHEVIALACGNELLLKRAQRKRILATGGGSLLRMQQPDSTVISEPSFKEKSSFSCDMSSVLSSSSSVLLDSKKPAQTRRSSVISVDYDSDHSDSIINTQPLHSKSSATYMKNQSPSTHSLTNPSFNFSQKTSTDLDGSDLFFSPKKPETVVQNKCNTPAASTAAEDLEPDDFYIDDFDIDDLNDSDIPDYFDGPTNSSTVTTTAKEGGPSKFSWEKKPTTPAPTPKPSKISSPEPNFRNPAHDRFRGFNFPHSQEMMKIFHKRFGLHQFRFNQLEAINATILAEDTFVLMPTGGGKSLCYQLPACVLPGVTVVISPLKSLIVDQVQKLTTLDIPATSLSGAKSDSEAGRIYMQLSRKEPIIKLLYVTPEKVSASNKLISAMQNLYERGLLARFVIDEAHCVSQWGHDFRPDYKRLHELRQKFPNVPMMALTATATPRVQKDILNQLNMTRPQVFTMSFNRTNLKYSVLPKKPKKVDEDCISWIKKYYPRDSGIIYCLSRNDCDAMAESLQRARILALSYHAGLSDGDREHVQSKWINQDGCQVICATIAFGMGIDKPDVRYVIHASLPKSVEGYYQESGRAGRDGEISHCILFYSYADVHRIKRIINLDKEGDRHTKATHFNNLHSMVHFCENMMECRRIQLLAYFGEMKFNKSFCKDHADVSCDNCAKPNQYKMRNVTEDVKKIVKFVQENCEKVGARFGKTAQQNRLTLNMLVDIFVGSKSAKVQTGMFGMGGAYSRHNADRLFKKLVLDNVLVEDLYVTNNGQTVVYISAGSKAMAILSGHMQVEFYETESASSVRKHKAAVAQISQREEKVQECLKELTDLCKRLGKAFGIHYYNIFSTATLKKISEKLSSDPEVLLQIDGVTEDKLEKYGAEVIQVLQKYLEWQLPEVEQTDNGGDGWIDTAQGRTYGDDGDNTESSTYFRSKPAQGQKRKKAPFFNYSKKKKTSGNSKGSNKSWSSSSSRGAGQGSRSSAGDASAGRRPGFLTVPTPQTNQRPFLKPAFSHLG is encoded by the exons ATGTCTAGTCTTCCACAAAATAACTTGAAGGAGCAGCTGGCGAGGCACAGCAATGCCGCTCAGATCAAGTTGTCTCTGGCTAAACCCAAAACGGG GGCCTTTTCTTTCAAAAAGAAGTCATCCGGTACAACCAAGGTGGAAGTCCCAACCAAGGTAATCAGCCCTAATGTTTTGGCAAACAGGAATGTCAATGTTCCTAACAGTTTTGTGACTAAATCTCCTTTGGCATTTTCAAACAAGCTTGAGAGACCTCAAAATTCCAAAATCAACAACTTCTTCCCTGTAAGTTCAAAAGGCAAGTCAGACTCCATCAGCCCAGCAGGTAACTGTGCTCCTTCAGGCCAGACTCCTTCAGCAGTGTCTGCTATTAAGGTGACGACAGCTCCAACTAAATCTGACAACCAGTTTACTAAAGACAATGGAGGCAATTCCGCAAGTCTGGATTCATATCTTGGATTCCCGGTGGATGACTGGGATGATTTGGATGACTTTGAAACTCCTGTCAAAGCAACAAATGACTCATTCAGTTCAGAAATATCTGGGAAGAGCATCAAGCCAGTGTCATCTTTTagtgaagaaaaaacacaattctCGCTTGTGACACCAGAGTTGAGCAACAGTTTTGCAAACAAAAAGGATCCTTCCAGAAGTGAAAAATCTTGTATGGAAACCGACGAACTGGAATACAGTGTTGACAAAGCTGCAGTTTCACCAGGACCTAGTTTGAATCAGGAGCCAGCAGAGTTTGAGGTTTCTCCAATTAAAAGGACCCGAAgacgtcctcctcctcctgcttaTCTGAAGTCTGTCATGAGTGATAGTGAAGAGGACAACAGTGATCTTCTTGAGCCTTTTAAAGGACGGACAG aCGATAAGAAAAAATGGATTGACCCGAAGGTAATACAGCTTGAGGACAACTCAGAGCCTGAAGATGACCTAGATTACATTCCCCCTTCTCTGATCCCTGATGACATCTGTTATACTACCTCTGCATTGGAGACCAG attaaaATCAGTTGATGCTGAAAGCAGAGATATTCCTGTGCAATCAAAGGGACCCATCACAGCACTACATCAACCCTCTGATCACCTctcaaaagacaaaacaa ATGAGCAACTCTTCAGTATCATGCAGTCCATTTGTTCGCTGGTTGATTCCATCCCTGAACATGAAGTGATAGCTCTGGCCTGTGGAAATGAGCTTTTGCTGAAGAGGGCTCAAAG GAAGAGGATTCTTGCAACTGGTGGTGGCAGTTTATTGAGGATGCAGCAGCCAGACAGCACTGTGATTTCTGAACCCAGCTTTAAAGAAAAATCTTCTTTTAGCTGTGATATGTCCAGTGTTCTGTCATCTAGCAGCTCTGTGCTCCTGGACTCCAAGAAGCCTGCTCAGACCAGGAGATCTTCAGTCATCTCTGTGGACTATGACTCTGATCACTCGGACAGTATTATTAACACGCAGCCCTTGCACAGTAAGAGCAGCGCGACATATATGAAGAATCAGAGTCCATCAACCCACAGCCTCACAAATCCATCTTTTAATTTCTCTCAGAAAACAAGCACAGACCTAGATGGTTCAGATCTCTTCTTTTCTCCCAAAAAGCCAGAGACTGTTGTTCAGAACAAATGTAATACCCCAGCAGCCAGTACAGCTGCGGAAGACCTAGAACCAGATGACTTTTACATTGACGACTTTGACATAGATGACCTAAATGACTCAGATATCCCAGATTACTTTGACGGACCCACCAACTCCAGCACTGTGACTACAACAGCGAAAGAGGGGGGACCAAGCAAGTTTTCGTGGGAGAAGAAACCAACAACACCTGCTCCCACACCCAAGCCTTCAAAGATCTCCTCTCCTG AACCCAACTTCAGAAACCCAGCCCACGATCGCTTCAGAGGGTTCAACTTCCCCCACTCACAGGAGATGATGAAGATTTTTCACAAGCGTTTTGGTCTTCATCAATTCAGGTTCAATCAACTAGAAGCAATTAATGCAACAATTCTGGCAGAAGACACGTTTGTGTTGATGCCCACAG GTGGAGGTAAAAGCCTGTGCTACCAGCTGCCTGCCTGCGTGTTACCAGGAGTCACTGTGGTCATCTCCCCACTCAAATCTCTTATTGTAGACCAGGTCCAGAAACTCACTACACTGGAT ATCCCAGCAACAAGCCTGTCTGGTGCTAAAAGTGACAGTGAAGCAGGGAGGATTTATATGCAGCTCTCTAGGAAAGAGCCCATCATTAAACTTCTCTATGTAACTCctgaaaag GTGAGTGCAAGTAACAAGCTGATCTCCGCCATGCAGAACCTGTATGAGCGAGGCCTTTTGGCCCGCTTTGTCATAGATGAGGCCCACTGTGTCAGTCAG TGGGGTCACGATTTCCGTCCCGACTACAAGAGGTTGCATGAACTGCGTCAGAAGTTCCCTAATGTGCCGATGATGGCCCTGACAGCCACTGCCACTCCCCGTGTTCAGAAAGACATCCTCAACCAGCTGAATATGACTCGGCCGCAGGT GTTCACCATGAGTTTCAACAGAACAAACCTGAAGTACTCTGTCCTGCCCAAGAAACCCAAAAAGGTTGACGAGGACTGCATCAGCTGGATCAAGAAGTACTACCCAC GTGACTCTGGCATCATATACTGCCTGTCCCGTAATGACTGTGATGCCATGGCTGAGAGTCTGCAGAGAGCGCGGATATTAGCTCTGTCGTATCACGCAGGCCTGAGTGACGGTGACAGAGAACACGTGCAGAGCAAGTGGATCAACCAGGACGGCTGCCAG GTCATATGTGCCACAATAGCTTTTGGCATGGGCATTGACAAGCCAGATGTTCGCTACGTGATCCACGCCAGTCTGCCTAAGTCAGTGGAGGGTTACTACCAGGAGTCTGGGAGAGCtggaagagatggagagatctCTCACTGTATTCTCTTCTACTCCTACGCTGATGTCCACCGCATCAAGAGGATTATCAACC TGGACAAAGAAGGTGACCGACACACCAAGGCGACTCATTTCAACAACCTACACAGCATGGTGCACTTCTGCGAGAACATGATGGAGTGCAGAAGAATTCAGCTGCTGGCATACTTTGGGGAGATGAAGTTCAACAAAAGCTTCTGTAAGGATCATGCAGACGTCAGCTGTGACAACTGTGCCAAACCCAAC CAATACAAGATGAGAAATGTCACCGAAGATGTGAAGAAGATTGTGAAGTTTGTCCAGGAGAACTGCGAGAAAGTTGGAGCAAGGTTTGGCAAGACTGCTCAGCAAAACCGACTGACGCTGAATATGTTGGTGGACATCTTTGTAG GGTCCAAGTCTGCCAAGGTACAGACAGGAATGTTTGGGATGGGAGGAGCCTACTCCAGGCATAATGCTGACCGTCTCTTCAAAAAACTGGTGCTGGACAACGTCCTGGTGGAGGATCTCTACGTCACTAACAACGGCCAAACTGTGGTGTATATCTCTGCTGGATCCAAAGCCATGGCCATTCTTTCTGGACACATGCAG GTGGAGTTCTATGAGACAGAGAGCGCGTCTAGCGTCAGGAAACATAAAGCCGCTGTGGCTCAGATCTcccagagagaagagaaagttCAGGAGTGTCTGAAGGAGCTGACGGATCTGTGCAAGCGGCTGGGGAAAGCGTTTGGCATTCACTATTACAACATCTTCTCCACCGCCACCTTGAAAAAGATATCTG AGAAGCTTTCTTCAGACCCCGAAGTCCTCCTACAAATTGATGGTGTGACAGAAGACAAACTGGAGAAGTATGGAGCTGAAGTCATTCAGGTCCTACAGAAATACTTGGAGTGGCAGCTGCCTG AAGTGGAACAGACTGACAATGGTGGAGATGGGTGGATAGACACGGCACAGGGCCGCACGTATGGAGATGACGGGGACAACACAGAGTCTTCCACGTACTTCCGTAGTAAGCCTGCACAGGGgcagaagagaaagaaagctcCATTCTTCAACTAttccaagaagaaaaaaacaagtggCAACTCTAAAGG CAGCAATAAATCGTGGTCATCGTCCAGCTCCAGAGGTGCAGGCCAGGGGTCCAGGAGCTCAGCAGGAGACGCATCAGCAGGCAGGAGGCCGGGCTTCCTGACAGTCCCAACCCCTCAAACCAACCAGCGACCCTTCTTGAAGCCAGCCTTTTCACACCTGGGCTAG
- the blm gene encoding Bloom syndrome protein homolog isoform X1 translates to MSSLPQNNLKEQLARHSNAAQIKLSLAKPKTGAFSFKKKSSGTTKVEVPTKVISPNVLANRNVNVPNSFVTKSPLAFSNKLERPQNSKINNFFPVSSKGKSDSISPAGNCAPSGQTPSAVSAIKVTTAPTKSDNQFTKDNGGNSASLDSYLGFPVDDWDDLDDFETPVKATNDSFSSEISGKSIKPVSSFSEEKTQFSLVTPELSNSFANKKDPSRSEKSCMETDELEYSVDKAAVSPGPSLNQEPAEFEVSPIKRTRRRPPPPAYLKSVMSDSEEDNSDLLEPFKGRTDDKKKWIDPKVIQLEDNSEPEDDLDYIPPSLIPDDICYTTSALETRLKSVDAESRDIPVQSKGPITALHQPSDHLSKDKTNEQLFSIMQSICSLVDSIPEHEVIALACGNELLLKRAQRKRILATGGGSLLRMQQPDSTVISEPSFKEKSSFSCDMSSVLSSSSSVLLDSKKPAQTRRSSVISVDYDSDHSDSIINTQPLHSKSSATYMKNQSPSTHSLTNPSFNFSQKTSTDLDGSDLFFSPKKPETVVQNKCNTPAASTAAEDLEPDDFYIDDFDIDDLNDSDIPDYFDGPTNSSTVTTTAKEGGPSKFSWEKKPTTPAPTPKPSKISSPEPNFRNPAHDRFRGFNFPHSQEMMKIFHKRFGLHQFRFNQLEAINATILAEDTFVLMPTGGGKSLCYQLPACVLPGVTVVISPLKSLIVDQVQKLTTLDIPATSLSGAKSDSEAGRIYMQLSRKEPIIKLLYVTPEKVSASNKLISAMQNLYERGLLARFVIDEAHCVSQWGHDFRPDYKRLHELRQKFPNVPMMALTATATPRVQKDILNQLNMTRPQVFTMSFNRTNLKYSVLPKKPKKVDEDCISWIKKYYPRDSGIIYCLSRNDCDAMAESLQRARILALSYHAGLSDGDREHVQSKWINQDGCQVICATIAFGMGIDKPDVRYVIHASLPKSVEGYYQESGRAGRDGEISHCILFYSYADVHRIKRIINLDKEGDRHTKATHFNNLHSMVHFCENMMECRRIQLLAYFGEMKFNKSFCKDHADVSCDNCAKPNQYKMRNVTEDVKKIVKFVQENCEKVGARFGKTAQQNRLTLNMLVDIFVGSKSAKVQTGMFGMGGAYSRHNADRLFKKLVLDNVLVEDLYVTNNGQTVVYISAGSKAMAILSGHMQVEFYETESASSVRKHKAAVAQISQREEKVQECLKELTDLCKRLGKAFGIHYYNIFSTATLKKISEKLSSDPEVLLQIDGVTEDKLEKYGAEVIQVLQKYLEWQLPEVEQTDNGGDGWIDTAQGRTYGDDGDNTESSTYFRSKPAQGQKRKKAPFFNYSKKKKTSGNSKGRGYSSNKSWSSSSSRGAGQGSRSSAGDASAGRRPGFLTVPTPQTNQRPFLKPAFSHLG, encoded by the exons ATGTCTAGTCTTCCACAAAATAACTTGAAGGAGCAGCTGGCGAGGCACAGCAATGCCGCTCAGATCAAGTTGTCTCTGGCTAAACCCAAAACGGG GGCCTTTTCTTTCAAAAAGAAGTCATCCGGTACAACCAAGGTGGAAGTCCCAACCAAGGTAATCAGCCCTAATGTTTTGGCAAACAGGAATGTCAATGTTCCTAACAGTTTTGTGACTAAATCTCCTTTGGCATTTTCAAACAAGCTTGAGAGACCTCAAAATTCCAAAATCAACAACTTCTTCCCTGTAAGTTCAAAAGGCAAGTCAGACTCCATCAGCCCAGCAGGTAACTGTGCTCCTTCAGGCCAGACTCCTTCAGCAGTGTCTGCTATTAAGGTGACGACAGCTCCAACTAAATCTGACAACCAGTTTACTAAAGACAATGGAGGCAATTCCGCAAGTCTGGATTCATATCTTGGATTCCCGGTGGATGACTGGGATGATTTGGATGACTTTGAAACTCCTGTCAAAGCAACAAATGACTCATTCAGTTCAGAAATATCTGGGAAGAGCATCAAGCCAGTGTCATCTTTTagtgaagaaaaaacacaattctCGCTTGTGACACCAGAGTTGAGCAACAGTTTTGCAAACAAAAAGGATCCTTCCAGAAGTGAAAAATCTTGTATGGAAACCGACGAACTGGAATACAGTGTTGACAAAGCTGCAGTTTCACCAGGACCTAGTTTGAATCAGGAGCCAGCAGAGTTTGAGGTTTCTCCAATTAAAAGGACCCGAAgacgtcctcctcctcctgcttaTCTGAAGTCTGTCATGAGTGATAGTGAAGAGGACAACAGTGATCTTCTTGAGCCTTTTAAAGGACGGACAG aCGATAAGAAAAAATGGATTGACCCGAAGGTAATACAGCTTGAGGACAACTCAGAGCCTGAAGATGACCTAGATTACATTCCCCCTTCTCTGATCCCTGATGACATCTGTTATACTACCTCTGCATTGGAGACCAG attaaaATCAGTTGATGCTGAAAGCAGAGATATTCCTGTGCAATCAAAGGGACCCATCACAGCACTACATCAACCCTCTGATCACCTctcaaaagacaaaacaa ATGAGCAACTCTTCAGTATCATGCAGTCCATTTGTTCGCTGGTTGATTCCATCCCTGAACATGAAGTGATAGCTCTGGCCTGTGGAAATGAGCTTTTGCTGAAGAGGGCTCAAAG GAAGAGGATTCTTGCAACTGGTGGTGGCAGTTTATTGAGGATGCAGCAGCCAGACAGCACTGTGATTTCTGAACCCAGCTTTAAAGAAAAATCTTCTTTTAGCTGTGATATGTCCAGTGTTCTGTCATCTAGCAGCTCTGTGCTCCTGGACTCCAAGAAGCCTGCTCAGACCAGGAGATCTTCAGTCATCTCTGTGGACTATGACTCTGATCACTCGGACAGTATTATTAACACGCAGCCCTTGCACAGTAAGAGCAGCGCGACATATATGAAGAATCAGAGTCCATCAACCCACAGCCTCACAAATCCATCTTTTAATTTCTCTCAGAAAACAAGCACAGACCTAGATGGTTCAGATCTCTTCTTTTCTCCCAAAAAGCCAGAGACTGTTGTTCAGAACAAATGTAATACCCCAGCAGCCAGTACAGCTGCGGAAGACCTAGAACCAGATGACTTTTACATTGACGACTTTGACATAGATGACCTAAATGACTCAGATATCCCAGATTACTTTGACGGACCCACCAACTCCAGCACTGTGACTACAACAGCGAAAGAGGGGGGACCAAGCAAGTTTTCGTGGGAGAAGAAACCAACAACACCTGCTCCCACACCCAAGCCTTCAAAGATCTCCTCTCCTG AACCCAACTTCAGAAACCCAGCCCACGATCGCTTCAGAGGGTTCAACTTCCCCCACTCACAGGAGATGATGAAGATTTTTCACAAGCGTTTTGGTCTTCATCAATTCAGGTTCAATCAACTAGAAGCAATTAATGCAACAATTCTGGCAGAAGACACGTTTGTGTTGATGCCCACAG GTGGAGGTAAAAGCCTGTGCTACCAGCTGCCTGCCTGCGTGTTACCAGGAGTCACTGTGGTCATCTCCCCACTCAAATCTCTTATTGTAGACCAGGTCCAGAAACTCACTACACTGGAT ATCCCAGCAACAAGCCTGTCTGGTGCTAAAAGTGACAGTGAAGCAGGGAGGATTTATATGCAGCTCTCTAGGAAAGAGCCCATCATTAAACTTCTCTATGTAACTCctgaaaag GTGAGTGCAAGTAACAAGCTGATCTCCGCCATGCAGAACCTGTATGAGCGAGGCCTTTTGGCCCGCTTTGTCATAGATGAGGCCCACTGTGTCAGTCAG TGGGGTCACGATTTCCGTCCCGACTACAAGAGGTTGCATGAACTGCGTCAGAAGTTCCCTAATGTGCCGATGATGGCCCTGACAGCCACTGCCACTCCCCGTGTTCAGAAAGACATCCTCAACCAGCTGAATATGACTCGGCCGCAGGT GTTCACCATGAGTTTCAACAGAACAAACCTGAAGTACTCTGTCCTGCCCAAGAAACCCAAAAAGGTTGACGAGGACTGCATCAGCTGGATCAAGAAGTACTACCCAC GTGACTCTGGCATCATATACTGCCTGTCCCGTAATGACTGTGATGCCATGGCTGAGAGTCTGCAGAGAGCGCGGATATTAGCTCTGTCGTATCACGCAGGCCTGAGTGACGGTGACAGAGAACACGTGCAGAGCAAGTGGATCAACCAGGACGGCTGCCAG GTCATATGTGCCACAATAGCTTTTGGCATGGGCATTGACAAGCCAGATGTTCGCTACGTGATCCACGCCAGTCTGCCTAAGTCAGTGGAGGGTTACTACCAGGAGTCTGGGAGAGCtggaagagatggagagatctCTCACTGTATTCTCTTCTACTCCTACGCTGATGTCCACCGCATCAAGAGGATTATCAACC TGGACAAAGAAGGTGACCGACACACCAAGGCGACTCATTTCAACAACCTACACAGCATGGTGCACTTCTGCGAGAACATGATGGAGTGCAGAAGAATTCAGCTGCTGGCATACTTTGGGGAGATGAAGTTCAACAAAAGCTTCTGTAAGGATCATGCAGACGTCAGCTGTGACAACTGTGCCAAACCCAAC CAATACAAGATGAGAAATGTCACCGAAGATGTGAAGAAGATTGTGAAGTTTGTCCAGGAGAACTGCGAGAAAGTTGGAGCAAGGTTTGGCAAGACTGCTCAGCAAAACCGACTGACGCTGAATATGTTGGTGGACATCTTTGTAG GGTCCAAGTCTGCCAAGGTACAGACAGGAATGTTTGGGATGGGAGGAGCCTACTCCAGGCATAATGCTGACCGTCTCTTCAAAAAACTGGTGCTGGACAACGTCCTGGTGGAGGATCTCTACGTCACTAACAACGGCCAAACTGTGGTGTATATCTCTGCTGGATCCAAAGCCATGGCCATTCTTTCTGGACACATGCAG GTGGAGTTCTATGAGACAGAGAGCGCGTCTAGCGTCAGGAAACATAAAGCCGCTGTGGCTCAGATCTcccagagagaagagaaagttCAGGAGTGTCTGAAGGAGCTGACGGATCTGTGCAAGCGGCTGGGGAAAGCGTTTGGCATTCACTATTACAACATCTTCTCCACCGCCACCTTGAAAAAGATATCTG AGAAGCTTTCTTCAGACCCCGAAGTCCTCCTACAAATTGATGGTGTGACAGAAGACAAACTGGAGAAGTATGGAGCTGAAGTCATTCAGGTCCTACAGAAATACTTGGAGTGGCAGCTGCCTG AAGTGGAACAGACTGACAATGGTGGAGATGGGTGGATAGACACGGCACAGGGCCGCACGTATGGAGATGACGGGGACAACACAGAGTCTTCCACGTACTTCCGTAGTAAGCCTGCACAGGGgcagaagagaaagaaagctcCATTCTTCAACTAttccaagaagaaaaaaacaagtggCAACTCTAAAGG TCGCGGCTACAGCAGCAATAAATCGTGGTCATCGTCCAGCTCCAGAGGTGCAGGCCAGGGGTCCAGGAGCTCAGCAGGAGACGCATCAGCAGGCAGGAGGCCGGGCTTCCTGACAGTCCCAACCCCTCAAACCAACCAGCGACCCTTCTTGAAGCCAGCCTTTTCACACCTGGGCTAG